The segment TCCTTTTGAATACTTCCTTCTCAAGAGTGATTGCAAAAAGATTGCCTGCCTGAATATCTCTTTCAATCACACATTTAGATAAAAGCGTCAAACCCATACCATTAATGACCGTTTCTTTAATTGCCTGGTTGCTGCTTATTGTCAGAAGTGTCCCTACCTTCAATGCGTTGGAACGAATTACATGATCCAAATACTCCCTTGTACCTGAACCTATCTCGCGAGTTATCCATGCTTGGTTTTGCAGGTCCTTCATAGGCACCTTTTCCTTATTAGCAAGTGGGTGCTTAGCAGAAGAAACAACAAACAGCTCGTCCTCCATAAAGGGATGGACAGAAATTTCCTTGTCATTTGTCTGCCCTTCAATCAGCCCAATATCAACTTGGTAGCGTCTTACTGACTCTACTACCTCTTCCGTATTACCAATTGTTACTTGTAAGGCCAAATCTGGATGAGTTGTTTGAAGCTCAAGCAGCAGTGGCGGTAATATATACTCACCTATAGTAAAGCTCGCACCTATTTTTAAATCTCCTTTAATGGCATGATGGTGCTCTAATATATTCTGCCTTGTCTGTTCATATAAAGTGATCATCTGAACTGCACAGTCATAAAGAATTTCTCCAGTAGGAGTCACCTTTAAATATTTTGGCGACCTTTCAAACAATTTAGTTTGAAATTCCTTTTCCAAATTTTTTATATGCAGACTTACACTTGGCTGAGACATCAAAAGAATTTCAGCTGTTTTAGTGAAATTCTTTACTTCTACAAGTGTGACAAATGTTTTTAACGCATCATATTGCAACAAAAACACTCCCTTTCATCAGATGAATTCATATTTATTATAATAGCTATTATTAAGATTATTAATAGCTCCAATAAGTTAAATGTATTTTACTAATTCTTTAACATCCAGTAAAGTACAATTATATATGCACTAAGAATATACTTTTTTTACAGAAAAAGATTCTGCCTAAAATCCGATTTGTCTTATTGGATTAATAAATTTAGAATCTAATCTTAGTTCCGAATGAAAAATATGATTAAAAATAACAAAGTTGAAAATGAATCGATTTTTTTTAAAGAGGTGAATATTGTTGCAATTACTAGTAACGAACAGTCCTTTTAACCAGGAACAGACAGAGCTGTTGAACCGTCTTTTGCCAACCTTATCCGAAAGTCAGAAAATATGGCTGAATGGCTATCTTTCTGCATCATTATCAGCCAGCGCAAATGCAGCCGTTCAAACAGCCGAAACTCCTGCTGCAGCGATGGCACCAGTTGCTGTAGAACCAGCCTCTAAGGAGGTCACAATCCTTTTCGGATCACAAACAGGAAATGCGCAAAACCTTGCCAAAAAAAGTGCGAAAATACTGACAGATAAAGGTTTTCAAGTTACTACATTATCAATGAGTGACTTTAAGCCAAATAATATTAAGAAACTCAATAACTTACTTATTATTGTCAGCACACATGGAGAAGGAGACCCACCAGATACAGCATTAACATTCCATGAATTCCTGCATGGCAAAAGAGCACCAAAATTAGAGAACTTAAACTTCTCCGTTTTGTCTCTCGGCGATAGTTCTTATGAATTCTTCTGTCAAACTGGTAAGGAATTTGATGAACGCTTAGAGGAAATCGGCGGCAAGCGCCTGTTACCACGCGTCGACTGTGATTTAGATTTTGAAGAACCTGCAAATGAATGGCTTGAAGGTGTGTTGAACGAGCTTGGAAACACAAGCACAGCCGCTCAAAGCGCAGAAACAAAAGAATTAGCAACAATCTCAGAAACAGAATATTCAAGATCAAACCCTTTCCTTGCAGAGGTACTCGAAATCCAAAACCTTAACGGCAGAGGCTCAAATAAAGAAACACTTCATATTGAGCTTTCGCTTGAAAACTCTGGTCTAACATACAAACCTGGTGACAGCCTTGGAATTTATCCAAAAAATGAGCCAGAGCTTGTTGACCTGCTGCTAACGGAGCTGTCCTTTCATGCACAGGAAACTGTTTCTATAAATAAAAAAGGCGAGATACGCTCCATTAAGGAAGCTCTGCTTTCCGAATTTGAAATAACTGTTCTTACAAAGCCTTTAATAGAAAAATACGCAGCGTACTCGACAAACGAATCGTTGCAGGATCTTCTTAAAAAGGAAAACCAGGAAAAATTGAAAGCGTATATTGATGGACGAGACCTGCTCGATTTAATTAAGGACTTCGGACCTTGGAATTTTACCGCGCAAACCTTTGTTGCACAATTACGTAAATTACCTGCCCGTCTGTATTCTATAGCTAGCAGCTATACAGCAAATCCTGAAGAAGTTCACCTGACGATCGGAGCTGTCCGCTACAACACACATGACCGAAATCGGAAAGGTGTTTGCTCCATTCTTTGTGCGGAGCGCTTAAACCCAGGTGATAAAATTCCTGTCTTTATTCAGGAGAATGAGAACTTTAAGCTTCCTGAAAATCCCGAAACTCCTGTCATTATGGTAGGACCCGGAACAGGAATCGCTCCATTCCGATCCTTCCTGCAAGAACGTGAGGAAGCAGAAGTTGAAGGAAAATCATGGCTGTTCTTTGGAGATCAGCATTTTGTCACAGACTTCCTTTATCAAACTGAATGGCAAAATTACCTTAAAAATGGGGTATTAACAAAAATGAACGTCGCATTTTCCCGCGACACTGCCGAAAAAGTTTATGTCCAGCATCGTATGCTTGAGCACAGCAAGGAATTATTCGAGTGGTTGCAGGAAGGTGCTGCAGTTTATATTTGTGGCGATGAAAAGCATATGGCTCATGACGTGCACCAAACATTAATTAACATCATTGAAAAAGAAGGCAATTTCAACCATGAAGATGCCGAAAAATACCTTGCAGCAATGCAGCAGGACAAACGCTACCAGCGTGATGTTTATTAAGATTAACTGAAAGGAGTTTTTCTAATGGCTAGACCAATACTAACTGCACCAGAAGGACCGCCCTCACCAAATGAACAATTAAAAATAGACAGCAACTATTTGCGCGGAAGCTTGAAGGATACGATGCAAGAGCAGCTAACATCAGGTATCCCACACGATGATAACGTGCTAATGAAATTTCACGGAAGTTATCTGCAGGATGACCGTGACCTTCGTAATGAACGTCAAAAGCAAAAGTTAGAGCCTGCCTATCAATTCATGCTTCGAGTTCGGACTCCCGGAGGTGTCGCAACACCTGAGCAATGGCTGAAAATGGATGATCTTGCTCAGCGTTTTGGAAACCAAACGTTAAAGCTTACAACACGCCAAGCATTTCAAATGCACGGTATCTTGAAATGGAATATGAAAAGTACGATTCAGGAAATTCACCAATCCATGCTTGATACCATTGCAGCTTGTGGTGACGTTAACCGGAACGTAATGTGTAATCCTAATCCATACCAGTCAGAAGTACATGGCGAGGTATTCAGCTGGTCTAAAAGATTAAGTGACTACTTGCTTCCACGCACACGCGCTTATCATGAAATTTGGCTGGATGAGGAAAAAGTAGCTTCTTCTCCAACAGTAGAGGAAGACATAGAGCCAATGTACGGTCCTGTTTATTTGCCAAGAAAGTTTAAAATAGGAGTAGCTGTTCCACCTTCCAATGATGTGGACGTTTACTCACAAGATCTGGGCTTTATCGCAATCGTTGAAAGTGGAAAATTGGTTGGTTTCAATATTTCCATCGGTGGTGGTATGGGTATGACACATGGTGATACAGAAACATATCCGCAGCTCGGTAAGGTTATCGGCTTCTGTGAGCCTGAGCAAGTATTAGAGGTTGCAGAAAAAGTAATTACAATCCAGCGCGACTATGGAAACCGTTCTGCACGTAAAAATGCCCGTTTCAAATACACAGTCGATCGCCTCGGCGTAGAAAATGTCAAAGCAGAGTTAGAATACCGCCTTGGCTGGAGCTTACAAGAAGCAAGAGAATTCCACTTTGATCACAATGGCGACAGATATGGCTGGGAAAAAGGCGTCAAAGGAAAATGGCATTACACATTATTTGTCGAAGGCGGCCGTATTAAAGACTTTGATGACTACAAGCTGATGACAGGCTTACGTGAAATCGCAAAAATCCATACAGGTGATTTCCGCCTAACTGCTAATCAGAATTTAATAATCGCTAATATTTCATCGAAAAATAAGAAAAAAATTACCGAGCTGATTGAACAATACGGATTATTAGATGGCAAGCGCTTCTCCGCGCTGCGCAGAAGCTCTCTTGCTTGTGTTTCTTTGCCGACATGTGGTCTTGCAATGGCAGAGGCTGAGCGCTACCTGCCTCGTTTAATTGATAAAATTGAAGAAATCGTTGATGCAAACGGCTTGCGTGATAAAGAAATCACCATCAGAATGACAGGCTGCCCTAATGGGTGTGCTCGACATACAATAGCTGAAATCGCATTTATCGGAAGAGGCCCTGGCAAATACAACATGTATCTTGGCGCAGCCTTTAACGGCAGCAGATTGAGCAAGCTGTACCGTGAAAATGTCGGTGAAGAAGAAATCTTAAGCGAGCTTGGTGTCCTTCTGCCGCGCTACGCAAGAGAAAGATTAGAAGGCGAACACTTTGGAGACTTCGTCATTCGTGCCGGTGTTGTCAAAGCAGTAACAGATGGAACAAACTTTCACGCTGTATAAACATATAAAAACGAGATAGGTAAAATCCTATCTCGTTTTATTATGCCAACCCATTAAAAGCTTCTGGTAGTTGTGCTTCCCCTGAAACCAAATCAAAGGAACGCTTATATGTTCTTGAATCATCAAGTGATGCTACTATCACTTTTGCAACATCTGCTCTCGGAATATAGCCTCTCGTGAGGTTTTCCTCGATTTGCACCAGTCCTGTACCAGGTTCATCTGTAAGACCACCTGGTCTGATAATTGTATAATTAAGCTTGCTAGCGAGCAACATACGGTCAGCATAATGCTTAGCAACATAGTAAGGTAAAATATGCTCATTCCAGTTTTCTCTTGTTTGTGCCTGTAAAGCACTAACCATTATAAAGCGTTCGATTCCAACCTTTTCAGCTGCCTCTATCGTTTTCACAGCACCGTCTAAATCAATTAATAACGTCTTATCAGCACCAGTGCTTCCACCAGAACCAGCAGTAAACACAATCGCATCACAGCCTTCCATTGCTTTGCTCAACTCATCAACACTTCCTTCTAAGTCTGCAAGCACTGCTTCCACACCTTGGCTTGTGTAAGCTTCCTTTTGCTCTGCTGAACGAACCATTGCACTGACAGTATGCTTATCCTCTTCCTTAAGCAAACCTACAAGGATTTTTCCAATCTTCCCGTTTGCGCCTACAACTAAAGTTTTCATATATATAACCTCCTTTTCTTCTATATAGATTGTCTCATTCCACCTATAATAACATCAAATAGTTTGACTCTATAAAAAAAAGGCCATCTGCAAAAGATGGCTCAACTATTAAACAGATTCTGTCTTCCTTGTAACTTCTAAAACATTGTAAAGCTCATCCAAGCTCTTCACTTCATAGGTAGGCTTCCATTCTGTTGTGTTTTCAATACCATTAGGATTCACCCAACAAGTATCAATACCTGCTAAAATGCCACCTTTAATGTCTGCAGTTAATGAGTCTCCAATAATCAGTGTTTCACTTAGTTCGCAATTAGGAATTCTCTCAAAAACAAAGTCAAAAAACCCCTTCATCGGTTTCTGGAAGCCTGTATCCTCTGATACAAAAACAGCTTTAAAAGATGGAAAAAGCCCTGACAGCTTTAAACGTCGATCCTGTGTTTGCGAAATACCATTTGTCACAATATACAAATCAAAATGGTCCTTCAGTTCTGTAATAACTTCCAACGCACCACTCATGAGATAATGTCCCTCTCCAAGTCCCCTGCGGTAATGCCTTTCCAATTCCGGGCCGTCAACTGACTTTCCAAGCTCCTTAAACAGCAGGGTAAAGCGCGTGTTGAACAATTCATCACTTGAAATCAGCCCTTCTTCAAAGGATTTCCAAAGTCGTTTGTTAATTTGCGAATAAATTTTATGGTTTTCAGCATCATATAAAACTCCTTGGCTTTCCAGCAGCATACTCAGTGACGCTCGCTCAGCTGCAGCAAAATCCAATAAAGTATCATCTACATCAAACAGCAATGTTTTGTATTTTCTCATGAAGTATTCCCCCTAAGCGCTAGAAAACTGCCTCTTTTACCTGTGCGCAATTCTATCTTCTAACTATATCGAAAGGGAAAACAAAAATAAAGACCACAGTCCTTAAAAGATATTTTCTGCATTAATAGGCATGCTCCTGAGTCGCTTCAAATATTTTGTCATTTTTATATCATCTTCAGCTGGATAACTTAAATTCTGCTGCTTTGCTATCTCTTCTCCCAGAAGCCTGAACAAGTCATTCATCATAAATAAGGACTGCCACATATTTTCATCACTACTGTCCCCGTAGGTCTGTCTATACATATCCCAATATTCTTCTGGTAAATATTCACGAAAGTATTTACCCATCTTACCTGAGCTCACCTGGAAATTATGATTCATGCCAATCCACCATGACACAATTTCATCAAGCATAGGTCTGACAATTGTTTCTGCCATATTTTTGGCATATGGAATCTCCTTGCGCCAAATTCC is part of the Niallia taxi genome and harbors:
- a CDS encoding LysR family transcriptional regulator produces the protein MQYDALKTFVTLVEVKNFTKTAEILLMSQPSVSLHIKNLEKEFQTKLFERSPKYLKVTPTGEILYDCAVQMITLYEQTRQNILEHHHAIKGDLKIGASFTIGEYILPPLLLELQTTHPDLALQVTIGNTEEVVESVRRYQVDIGLIEGQTNDKEISVHPFMEDELFVVSSAKHPLANKEKVPMKDLQNQAWITREIGSGTREYLDHVIRSNALKVGTLLTISSNQAIKETVINGMGLTLLSKCVIERDIQAGNLFAITLEKEVFKRTLSYVYSPIMKEKQNVKTFIQALNKKYPFHEEEQDK
- a CDS encoding assimilatory sulfite reductase (NADPH) flavoprotein subunit; its protein translation is MQLLVTNSPFNQEQTELLNRLLPTLSESQKIWLNGYLSASLSASANAAVQTAETPAAAMAPVAVEPASKEVTILFGSQTGNAQNLAKKSAKILTDKGFQVTTLSMSDFKPNNIKKLNNLLIIVSTHGEGDPPDTALTFHEFLHGKRAPKLENLNFSVLSLGDSSYEFFCQTGKEFDERLEEIGGKRLLPRVDCDLDFEEPANEWLEGVLNELGNTSTAAQSAETKELATISETEYSRSNPFLAEVLEIQNLNGRGSNKETLHIELSLENSGLTYKPGDSLGIYPKNEPELVDLLLTELSFHAQETVSINKKGEIRSIKEALLSEFEITVLTKPLIEKYAAYSTNESLQDLLKKENQEKLKAYIDGRDLLDLIKDFGPWNFTAQTFVAQLRKLPARLYSIASSYTANPEEVHLTIGAVRYNTHDRNRKGVCSILCAERLNPGDKIPVFIQENENFKLPENPETPVIMVGPGTGIAPFRSFLQEREEAEVEGKSWLFFGDQHFVTDFLYQTEWQNYLKNGVLTKMNVAFSRDTAEKVYVQHRMLEHSKELFEWLQEGAAVYICGDEKHMAHDVHQTLINIIEKEGNFNHEDAEKYLAAMQQDKRYQRDVY
- the cysI gene encoding assimilatory sulfite reductase (NADPH) hemoprotein subunit encodes the protein MARPILTAPEGPPSPNEQLKIDSNYLRGSLKDTMQEQLTSGIPHDDNVLMKFHGSYLQDDRDLRNERQKQKLEPAYQFMLRVRTPGGVATPEQWLKMDDLAQRFGNQTLKLTTRQAFQMHGILKWNMKSTIQEIHQSMLDTIAACGDVNRNVMCNPNPYQSEVHGEVFSWSKRLSDYLLPRTRAYHEIWLDEEKVASSPTVEEDIEPMYGPVYLPRKFKIGVAVPPSNDVDVYSQDLGFIAIVESGKLVGFNISIGGGMGMTHGDTETYPQLGKVIGFCEPEQVLEVAEKVITIQRDYGNRSARKNARFKYTVDRLGVENVKAELEYRLGWSLQEAREFHFDHNGDRYGWEKGVKGKWHYTLFVEGGRIKDFDDYKLMTGLREIAKIHTGDFRLTANQNLIIANISSKNKKKITELIEQYGLLDGKRFSALRRSSLACVSLPTCGLAMAEAERYLPRLIDKIEEIVDANGLRDKEITIRMTGCPNGCARHTIAEIAFIGRGPGKYNMYLGAAFNGSRLSKLYRENVGEEEILSELGVLLPRYARERLEGEHFGDFVIRAGVVKAVTDGTNFHAV
- a CDS encoding SDR family oxidoreductase; translated protein: MKTLVVGANGKIGKILVGLLKEEDKHTVSAMVRSAEQKEAYTSQGVEAVLADLEGSVDELSKAMEGCDAIVFTAGSGGSTGADKTLLIDLDGAVKTIEAAEKVGIERFIMVSALQAQTRENWNEHILPYYVAKHYADRMLLASKLNYTIIRPGGLTDEPGTGLVQIEENLTRGYIPRADVAKVIVASLDDSRTYKRSFDLVSGEAQLPEAFNGLA
- a CDS encoding YjjG family noncanonical pyrimidine nucleotidase — translated: MRKYKTLLFDVDDTLLDFAAAERASLSMLLESQGVLYDAENHKIYSQINKRLWKSFEEGLISSDELFNTRFTLLFKELGKSVDGPELERHYRRGLGEGHYLMSGALEVITELKDHFDLYIVTNGISQTQDRRLKLSGLFPSFKAVFVSEDTGFQKPMKGFFDFVFERIPNCELSETLIIGDSLTADIKGGILAGIDTCWVNPNGIENTTEWKPTYEVKSLDELYNVLEVTRKTESV